Proteins co-encoded in one Arachis hypogaea cultivar Tifrunner chromosome 13, arahy.Tifrunner.gnm2.J5K5, whole genome shotgun sequence genomic window:
- the LOC112733030 gene encoding filament-like plant protein 3, with the protein MDRRSWLWRRKSSEKSPGETESSGSISSLSERFFDDQVYATQATQSPEVTSKAPPPNEEEHSTPKKNKEEGTGVKALNDKLAAALLNISAKEDLVKQHAKVAEEAVSGWEKAEKEVVSLKQQLDTAKQKNSILEDRVGHLDGALKECMRQLRQAREEQEQKIVEAMAIKCHDWERKRAELEGKVVELEASLQTAKADATASIRSDLHQRLEAMEKENSSLKLELESRLEELEYRIAERDLSAEAAEIASKQHLESVKKVAKLEAECRRLKAISRKAIPINDHRSLAASSVYVESFTDSMSDSGERLLAVENDMRKLGGWEINEHGPSRSESWSSNLVTELDQLKNQKANGKSHMAPSTEINLMDDFLEMEKLAALPDAESGSNSVKAISVCQGTMKAQVEATIQKNSELEKMLQKMEADKLEVQTSLTKCQMQLEASHSRIREAELKVTELRTQLALANKSNQETYEELKATKTKKEVAESKLGIAQSDIEELAAKICSLEEKIQKEQALSMENSIKFRRLEDELSKTKQEVQLQQDTAALQRENVNRKSKLKQEKELALAASRYADCKKTIASLGQQLKSLATLEDFLLDSGNINELTNEVTQAQQNGVEQLKLHHTDMCLSKRGSESPISLNPTSIANEKSRHNSNLGKLVPPRSKSVSRRGRI; encoded by the exons ATGGACCGAAGGAGTTGGCTATGGCGCAGGAAGTCATCGGAGAAAAGTCCTGGCGAAACGGAGAGTTCGGGATCAATATCCTCTCTTTCAGAGAGATTCTTTGATGATCAG GTGTATGCAACCCAAGCTACTCAATCACCAGAAGTCACATCCAAAGCTCCACCACCAAATGAAGAAGAACATAGTACACcaaagaagaataaagaagaagGTACTGGTGTGAAGGCTCTAAATGACAAACTTGCAGCCGCTCTCCTTAATATTAGTGCCAAAGAAGACTTGGTAAAACAGCATGCTAAAGTTGCTGAAGAAGCTGTCTCAG GTTGGGAGAAGGCTGAAAAAGAAGTGGTGTCTTTAAAGCAACAACTTGACACTGCAAAGCAAAAGAACTCAATTCTTGAAGACCGAGTTGGTCATCTTGATGGGGCACTCAAAGAGTGTATGCGGCAGCTTCGACAAGCTAGAGAGGAGCAAGAGCAAAAGATTGTTGAAGCTATGGCAATTAAATGTCATGACTGGGAGCGGAAAAGAGCTGAGCTTGAGGGAAAGGTTGTGGAACTCGAAGCTTCACTTCAAACAGCTAAAGCAGATGCTACTGCATCAATTCGTTCTGACCTTCATCAGAGACTTGAGGCTATGGAGAAAGAGAATTCAAGTCTTAAACTTGAGCTTGAATCTCGGCTTGAAGAATTAGAATACAGGATTGCTGAAAGGGACTTAAGTGCCGAGGCTGCTGAAATTGCAAGCAAGCAACATTTGGAGAGTGTCAAGAAGGTTGCTAAGCTTGAAGCTGAGTGCCGTAGACTGAAAGCAATTTCTCGAAAAGCAATTCCCATTAACGATCACAGGTCTTTGGCTGCATCTTCAGTTTATGTTGAGTCATTCACAGATAGTATGTCAGATAGTGGAGAGAGGCTACTTGCAGTTGAAAATGACATGCGTAAATTAGGGGGCTGGGAGATCAATGAACACGGGCCAAGCCGTAGCGAATCATGGTCATCAAATTTAGTAACGGAACTTGATCAATTAAAGAACCAAAAGGCTAATGGGAAAAGCCATATGGCCCCTTCAACTGAGATCAACCTCATGGATGATTTCCTTGAGATGGAAAAGCTTGCTGCATTGCCGGATGCAGAAAGTGGAAGCAATTCTGTTAAAGCAATCAGTGTTTGCCAGGGTACGATGAAAGCTCAAGTTGAAGCCACCATTCAAAAGAACAGTGAGTTGGAAAAGATGCTACAGAAAATGGAGGCTGATAAACTTGAAGTACAGACTAGCTTAACCAAGTGCCAAATGCAGCTTGAGGCATCACATAGTCGGATTAGAGAAGCAGAGTTGAAGGTAACAGAGCTTCGAACTCAGTTAGCTCTTGCCAACAAATCAAATCAAGAAACATATGAAGAACtaaaagcaaccaaaactaaGAAGGAAGTAGCCGAGTCAAAACTTGGAATTGCTCAAAGTGATATAGAAGAGTTGGCTGCAAAAATCTGTTCCTTGGAGGaaaagattcagaaggagcaagcTTTGTCTATGGAGAACTCGATCAAGTTCCGGAGACTGGAGGATGAGCTTTCAAAAACAAAGCAGGAAGTTCAACTTCAGCAAGACACCGCAGCTTTGCAAAGGGAAAATGTTAATCGCAAGTCGAAGTTAAAGCAG GAGAAGGAACTTGCATTGGCTGCTAGTAGATATGCTGATTGCAAGAAAACCATTGCATCTCTTGGACAGCAGTTGAAGTCCCTTGCAACCTTGGAAGACTTCCTACTTGATTCAGGCAACATTAATGAGTTGACTAATGAAGTTACACAAgctcaacaaaatggtgttgaaCAATTGAAATTGCACCACACTGATATGTGTCTGTCCAAAAGAGGTTCCGAGTCGCCAATTTCGCTTAATCCAACATCCATCGCCAACGAGAAGAGCCGCCATAATAGTAACCTTGGTAAGTTGGTTCCCCCTAGAAGCAAGAGTGTAAGCAGGCGAGGAAGAATCTGA